The genome window TAAGGATCAGATTGATTTGTTAAAATTGCCAAAGCACATAGCTATTATTATGGATGGCAATGGCCGTTGGGCAAAAGAAAAAGGCAAATTAAGAATATTCGGCCATCATAACGGGGTGCTTTCTGTTAGGGATGTAGTGGAGGGCGCTACGTTACTTAATATAGGATATTTAACGCTTTACACCTTTTCATCTGAAAACTGGAACAGGCCGAAGCTGGAGGTTATGGCCATTATGGAGTTAATGGTAAGCACCATTCATAAAGAAATCAGAAACTTTATGGAAAAAAATGTGCGCTTGCAGGCCATTGGCGATTTAAATATGCTGCCGGATAAGGCCCACAGGGAGTTAAATAATGCAATTGAAAAAACCAGCGGTAATACCGGGCTGGTGCTAACGCTTGCTTTAAGCTACAGTTCGCGCCGCGAAATTGTGCAGGCGGCTAAGAATCTAGCCGCCAAAGTGCAAAGTGGGGAGTTAAATATTGACGAGATTGATGAGGAGACTTTTGAAAACAACTTATATACCAATGGTATGCCTAACCCCGAACTGCTGATAAGAACCAGCGGCGAACACCGCATCAGCAATTACCTGCTGTGGCAAATTGCGTATGCCGAATTGTACTTCACCACAAAGTTGTGGCCCGACTTCCGCAAAGAAGATCTGTATGAAGCTATACTTGATTATCAAAAACGGGAACGCCGTTTTGGTATGACCAGCGAGCAGGTCAACTAAATTTTTAACTTTAACACTTTTTAACAACTGTATAAATTATTTTTAGCCCACTAAAATATTCGAATGAATAAATATATTTTTGCTATTCTTTTTACTGTAATAAGTACCGCTGCCCTGGCCCAGATCCCGGGGAGTCAACCCAAATATTCGCTTCCAAAATCAACATTGCCTGCTGACAGTTTGAGCTACCTGGAACCGAAAGACTTTATTATTGGAGGTATAACCATCACCGGTACAAAATCACTTGACAAAGATGTATTGCTAACCATATCAAAGTTAAATAAGGGCGACCATATCAACCTGCCGGGCGAAGCGAATGCTAATGTTATTAAAAACATGTATTCGCAGGGTTTGTTTGAGGACGTACAATTGAATATTACAAAAATTGTTCTGGATACCATCTATCTTGAAATTGCCGTTACAGAGCTTCCGCGTTTGTCGCGTCTGCACTTAACGGGTATCCGCAAAGGCGAGATTGACGACGTTCAGAAAAAGCTTTCGGATAAAACCTACAAAATTGTTAACTCCAACCTGATCAGCACTACTACAGCTATCATAAAAAAGCATTTTAATGAAAAAGGGTTTTTAAATACTACAGTTACCATTAAACAACGTAAAGATCCGGGTGATGCCAATAGCGTTATACTTGACGTAGCTATTGATAAGCACTCAAAAGTGATGATATCTGAGGTTGTATTTGAGGGGAATAAAGATTTTTCACAAAAGAAGCTTAAGGGGTACCTGAGCAAAACCCGCACCAGGAAATTCTACAATATCTTTGGATCAAAGAAGTTTAAACAGGATAAATACGACGAGGATAAACTGAACCTGGTAACAAAAATGCAGGGCAAAGGTTACAGAGATGCTGAGATTGTAAAGGATACGGTTTATAAAACCGGCCCAAATACAGTAGGTGTTAAAATAAAAGTATTTGAAGGCCACAAGTATTACTTTGGTAACATCAAATGGTCGGGAAATGCTAAATACTCGTCAGACATATTGAATAAGATCCTGAAAATTAAAAAGGGAGATGTTTTCAGCGAGGAGGAATTAAATAAAAGGTTAACCGGGCCAACCCCGGCTAATGATGATATTTCATCATTTTATTTAAATGATGGTTACCTTACCTACAATGCCGACCCTGTACAAACTAAAATTTACAATGATACGGTTGACATGGACCTGCGGGTTTATGAAGGGCCCCAATATACCATTAACAGGGTTATTTTAAAGGGTAACGATGTAACCAACGATAAGGTGGTGATGCGTGAGATAAGGACTAAACCGGGCCAGAAATTTAATAAGGAGCTTTTAATACGAAGCACACGTGAAATTGGCCAGTTGGGTAACTTTGACGAGCAAAAAACAGAACCAAAACCAACCAACATTAATCCGCAGGATGGTACGGTAGATATTGTTTATAACGTGGTTGAAAAACCGTCAGACCAGATAGAGCTGTCAGGTGGTTTTGGTGGCGGCCAGTTAGTTGGTACCTTAGGACTTACCTTTAATAACTTCTCGTTAAGGAACATATTCAACCTTAAAGCCTACAAACCATTGCCAAAGGGTGATGGGCAGAAACTAAGCTTAAGGGGACAGTCAAGCGGGCATACCTATCAAAACTTCTCGTTCACGTTCTCTGAGCCATGGCTGGGCGGTAAAAAGCCAATCTACTTTGCATTGTCGGCTTATACCCAGTTAAGCTCAACCGGCGATTATTATGCAAAGAGTAATCCGCTTTATAATAAACTGCGCATAAACGGTATAGGCGTAACGTTGGGTAAAAAATTAAACTGGCCTGATAACTACTTCCAGTTAAATTACTCCCTAAACTTTGACCACTATAACCTGGATAACTATACCGGTTACTTGTTCTCGAACGGAACATCATACAATATTAAGCTAACACAGGAGTTAAGCCGAAACTCGGTTGATGCGCCAATTTATCCTACGTCGGGATCGAACATTAAATTTACGGTACAGGCTACGCCGCCATACTCATTGTTCAATAACATCAATTATAAAATTGCGACGCCTGAGCAACGCTACCATTTTGTAGAATACTATAAGTTTAAATATGACGCACAGTGGTTTACCCGGATAACAGGCAAGCTGGTATTGATGTCGCAGGTAAGGTTCGGATTTTTGGGACAGTATAACACGGAAGTTGGCCCTTCGCCTTTCGAACGGTTTAAATTGGGTGGTGATGGTATGCAGAGCTACCAGTTTTTACAGGGTAGTGAGATTATTGGTTTAAGAGGTTATCAGAACTTCTCGATTGTTCCTGAAGGAACAAACTACACTGAAAACACCAATCCGGGTAGTACCATTTATAACAAATACACTATGGAGCTTCGCCACCCGGTTATCCAGGGGCAATCGGCAACAATATTTTTATTAGCTTTTGCCGAAGGTGGAAATGTTTGGAATTCTTTTAATAAATTTGATCCTTTCAACGTTAAGCGTTCAGTGGGAGTTGGAGCCAGGATATTTTTACCTATTTTTGGCTTGCTTGGGCTGGATTATGGTTATGGATTTGACGCCATCCCTGGAATTCCGGCGGCAAACAAAGGTCAGTTCCATTTCTCGATTTCACAGAGCCTGAACGGGGGATTTAATTAATTTGCAATGCAATTGTAATGAAGAAGACAATTTTAGTACTGCTTTTTACGTTAATAACAGTTACCGGTGCGTTCGCGCAGCGGTTTGCTTATGTAGATTCGGAATACATATTAAAACGTATGCCTGAATATGCATCGGCGCAAAAGCAGATAGAAGCGTTGTCTGTACAATGGCAAAAAGAAGTTGATGCACGTTTCCAGGAAATTGACCGTTTGTACAAAGCATACCAGGCAGACCAGGTTTTAATGACTGCCGACATGAAGAAGCGACGCGAGGCGGAAATTGCCGATAAGGAAAAAACAGCGAAAGACTTTCAGCGTCAAAAATTTGGACCGGATGGAGAGCTTGCGCAAAAAAGTAATTCAATAATAAAACCAGTACAGGATAAAATGGCTAAAGCTATACAGGCAGTTGCCGAAAATGATAACCTGGATATGATATTTGATAAAAACAGTGAAGTAATTATGTTATACGCCAGTCCGCGTTATGATAAGAGCGCTGATGTTTTAGCAAAGCTTGGCTTAAAGTCAGGATCAACACCCGCAAAATAAATTTTTAATATATTAATCCCATTAAATTTTAAACACAGAACAAAAAAAATGAAAAAACTACTTAAAGTTGCTTTAGTGGCGTTATGCTTTTTATCGGTAGGCAACTTTGCCAAAGCACAATCAAAAATTGGTTATATTAATTTCGACGGATTAATTGGACAAATGCCAGAGGCAAAAACTGTAAAATCACAGCTTGATATTTACTCAAAGCAGTTTACCGATCAGCTTGCTGCTATGCAAACTGAGCTTCAGAATAAAGGACAGGAGTTTCAAAAAACACAAGCCAGCATGACTGATGCAGTACGTTCTGCTAAACAAGCTGAATTACAGGATATCCAAAAACGCATGCAGGATTACAATACCAACGCTCAGCAGAAGTTTGAAGAAAAATCAAATGAACTGATCAAGCCTTTATCTGATAAAGCGCACACAGCAGTTGAAGCCGTAGCTAAAGAAAAAGGTTATACTTATGTTGTTAATTCGGCACAAACGCAATTTATTGTTGCACCTGTTACTGATGACCTGATGGAAGCTGTTAAAGCTAAATTAGGAATCAAATAGTAAGTTATACGTAAACATTAACAAAGCGCCTCCATGATACGGGGCGCTTTTTTTATTTTTGTACTAATGGTAAATAACAAACCGATCGGAATTTTTGACTCAGGCTATGGTGGCCTTACCGTATTCCGTTCTATATTTAAGCAGTTACCGGATTACGATTACATTTATATAGGCGATACTGCCCGCGCGCCTTACGGTAACAGGTCGTTCCAAACGATTCATCAATATACCTGGGAGTGTGTGCAATGGTTGTTTAAACAAGGTTGCCCATTGGTTATATTAGCCTGTAATACGGCGTCGGCCAAGGCGCTCCGCAATATTCAACAGATAGACCTGAAGAATGAAGGCCCGGCAAAGCGTGTATTAGGCGTTATACGGCCCACTGCCGAAGTGATAGGCGATTACACCCATACCAAAGAGATCGGTGTACTGGGCACCAAAGGGACAGTGCAGTCGGGCTCGTACCAGATAGAGATCGGTAATTTCTTTCCGGATGTGAAAGTTCACCAGCAGGCCTGCCCGCTTTGGGTGCCGCTGATTGAGAACGGTGAATACGACAAACCGGGCGCCGATTATTTTGTAAAAAAATATATTGGCGAAGTTTTGGCGCAGTCGGCAAATATTGATACGCTGCTGTTAGCCTGCACCCATTATCCCCTGATACAGCAAAAAATAGAAGCTTACCTGCCCGAAGGCATAAAGGTGGTGGCGCAGGGCGACATTGTTGCCAAAAGCCTTGCCCATTACCTGCAGCGCCATCCTGAAATGGAGGCGGCTATCAGCAAAAATAAAACACAGCGTTTTTTTACCACAACAGATGATACCGCAGACTTTGACCATTATGCTGAACTGTTTTTTGGAGAACCGGTAAAATCTGCCTACGCAGAAATTAAGTGTTAAAGCCTACGGTTGTGCACCTCTTATAAAAATGGTGCATTTTAACCCGGCCTCAGCATATTGCTTTTCCAGTTTCTGCTGCATTATTTTGTAAACCCTTACTTCGGGATAAGCAACTACGTTGGTTTCGGTAATTGACCAATCCTTTAAATTGATAGTTGCCTGGCCATAGCTAAGCTTTGCACCACCGGTTTTGCAAAACGGTTGTAAAGGCAGGCATTTACTGGTGTCGCGAACGCTGATTATCATTTTTGGTGATTTACCCGAATAGAGGCCTGAAGAAAGATAGCTGTCCCAGGCTCCCGCGAAACTAAGCGCAGGCAGCATCCCCCAAAAAATAAAGATCAATTTATTCCATCCGTGGAAAACTCCGGTAAAAATAGCTTTGCCTTCAATATTCTTAAAAAAGAGAAAGTAGAGGTAAAAGATCATGGCGATGTTCCACGGCCAAACCACTGCGTTATAATTCAAACCGCCGGGGCCTATTAGTATCAGGATAAACAGGTGCATTAGTATCAATGCTGCGGAAGCCGCTTTTTTAGTTTTATGAAAAAGTAAACCCACCCCGGCCAGTAGTTCTGCCAGGCCCAACAAATACCCGCTGAAATAAATTAAACGGTGAGCCGAAACATAAAAAGGGACTTTAAAAAACGAGTGAAGGATCATTTGGCGCCATGTTATCTGCAAAAAATCATAGTTCAGTTTATGAAGCCCGCTGTAAATATATGTTGAAGCTAAAACGAAGACGAAGCAGCTCATAATTAGTGCTGGCCTTTTGTTATTGCTGATGAAAATAAACACGATGAAAAGGCACTGATATTCCCAGGGTTGCCAGCGGTTTTGATCGAGCAGGCATGAAAATATTTCGGTCGCGAGCAGGCAAAGCAAAGCACCCCTATTTTTATTAAACAACTGCCAGCACAGCAAAAAAATCGACAGGCCAAATAACAGGGTATGCGCTAGGGGCGGAACGCGGTCAAGCCACTGAAAAATTGGAGCTGTTGGCAATATCCTGTAAGTGGTCCATATTCGCCAGCTGATTAACTTGGCCGCCAGCCAAAACAAACAAGTAATTTTAAGCAGCAGGTTATTTATCCCCTCATAACTAAAATGTGTGTTTGCGCTGCCCATTATTATAATGGGATAAATTTAACCCGTTTTTGGCAATTTGTACCGTTGGCCAAAAAGTAAATTGTTTAAAGGAGTTATGGGCTGTTAATACCGGGTAATTTAATTATCAACTAAGCCTATCAGTTTTATCAACTATCAAACACATGCTAACTCAATCAACTAAAATTTATTAAGTTTGCAGCTAAAGCAAAAAGGTTGAATTTTTATCTCACATATTTCATTATTGCGATAGGACTGTTCGGTTTTTCGGCTTTGTTTGCGTTGTTTGGTGTTTACGCAGAGCGCAAGGTTTCCGCTTTTATCCAGGACAGGCTTGGGCCTACCGAAACTGGGAAATACGGCTCGCTGCAAACCTTTGCCGACATATTAAAAATGCTGCAAAAAGAGCTGATAACACCTGCCGCTGCCGATAAGCTGCTTTTTATGCTGGCCCCTGCTATTATTTTTATTGCGGTTTATATGGGGTTTGCCGCACTGCCATGGGGGCCGGGATTGGTACCTGCCAACCTGAATCTGGGTTTATATTACGTTTTCGCCATCATATCTATTGAAACGCTGGGTATTTTGATGGCCGGCTGGGGATCAAATAACAAATATTCTATTTTGGGAGCCATGCGGTCGGCTGCGCAGATCATATCTTATGAGATTCCGGCCGGGTTCGCCATAATATCGGTGGTGATGATAGCGCAAACACTCAACCTGCAGCAAATTTCGGCACAGCAGGGAATCCTATCGACTGAAACCATAAAATTCTCGGGCTTTTGGGATGTAACTTCAACAGGCGGCTTTTTTGCCTGGAACGTTTTCCGCGCACCGCATTTATTGATAGCTTTTGTAATTTATTTTATTGCTTCGCTTGCGGAAAGCAACCGGGCACCGTTTGATATCCCTGAGGCAGAATCAGAGCTAGTAGCGGGCTTTCATACGGAATATACCGGCCTGCGTTTTGCGCTGGTTTTTTTGGCAGAATATTCCATGATGTTTTTGGTATCAATGGTGGGTGTTATTTTGTTTTTAGGAGCCTGGAACACACCGCTGCCAAATGTTGGCCCGGTACACCTGGCTACGTGGACAACAGGTGCGGGCTGGGGTATACTATGGATCGTTATGAAAACGCTTGCCCTGGTTGCCGTGCAAATGTGGATCAGGTGGACGCTGCCACGTTTTAGGGTAGATCAGCTGATGACGTTATGCTGGAAAGTGTTAACTCCGCTGGCTTTTGCCTGTATGCTGATTTCGGGAATATGGAGATTGTGGCTGATGTAAGGTTGGCCATTAGTCATTTAATAAAGCGACCGATGACCCAATGATTAATAGCAAATGAACAATATAATAAAAGGTATTACAACAACACTAAAGGGACTATCGATCACCTTCAGGCACCTTTTTGCTTCGCATAAAAAGCGGGAGCTGCTACCTGCCAGTGATAATAACTACTTTAAACAACTGGAGGGTACCAACACCATACAATATCCGCATCAAAAACTGCCTATCCCCGAGGTTGGCCGGTACCAGTTGGATGTGGAGATGGACGATTGTATCGTTTGCGATTTATGCGCCAAGGTTTGCCCGGTTAATTGTATTGATATTGAATCCATCAAAGCAACGGAAGCAATAGGCCAAACATCAGACGGTACAACAAAAAGGCTTTATGCTGCTAAGTTTGATATCGATATGGCCAAGTGCATGTACTGCGGCCTGTGCACCATAGTTTGCCCTACAGAATGTATAGTAATGACCAACCAGTACGATAAAAGTGTTTTTCAGCTGAGTGACCTTACTTACCAGTTCTCGGACATGTCGCCTGAAATGGCCGCCGAAAAGAGAGCGGAATTTGACCTGCAGCAAGCCGAAAGGCAAGCCGCAAAATTAGCTGCCCTGCAGAAGAAGGAGGAGGGGGCATGAGCCTTGCGCAGTTTTTGTTTTATATGATGGCTTTTATTGCAATCGCTTCGGCGTTGTTTGTTGCTGCTACTAAAAACCTGGTACGGTCGGTTTTTATGTTTTTTATCACGCTGTTTGCTTTAGCCGGCCTTTACGTGCTGGCCCTGGCCGACTTTGTAGCCATTACTCAAATTGTGATATATGTTGGCGGCATTTTAGTACTGATACTTTTCGCCTTTATGCTTTCTGGTAAAGAAACCCTGAATGCAATAGAAGAACAAAAAAATAAATTTATTAATATAAACAAGGTACCCGCCATGTTCCTGGCTGCGCTTTTTTTGGTGGTGCTGGCGAACATGATATTTAAGGTTGATGCGGATAACCTTGTCTGGATAAAAAAATCAGCCATCACGAGGAACATTATCCTGCCCAATTCATCAATGACAGAAAATATCGGCATAAACCTGATGACAAAGTACCTGCTGCCGTTTGAAGCGATCTCTATTTTATTGATGGTGGCGCTGGTAGGTGCTGCGCACCTGTCGCGAAAGGGGAGGGGAGTATGATCTCATTAACCGATTTCCTTTTGGTAAGCGCCGTTTTGTTTTGCGTGGGGCTGTATATGATAGTATCCAAACAGAACGCTATCCAGATCCTGATAGGGATTGAGCTGATGCTGAATGCCGCCATACTTAACCTGGTAGCCTTTAGCAAGTACGACCGCTTTAATAATGGCGGGCAAATGCTTGCCCTTTTTGCTATTGTGCTTGCTGCTGCAACAACTGCTGTAGCACTGGCCATTATTTTAAACGTTTACAAGCAATATAAAACAATTGATCCGGGTAAGATTGATAAATTGGGGGATTAACGATGAATTAATATTGTATTTGCAAGTACATGCAATACATATAGACGCAATGCTTTGCGTATCCGAAAGGATTGTAATTTGAAAGGTAATGAACCTATAAACACATGCATAAAACAGAGACACAATACTTTGTGTTCCTGCGGAAAAGAAGACAACATTGGATAACTTTTTACAAGCGATAGACACCCTTACCATTAAATTCACGCTCGCAGCGGTGTTGTTGCCCCTGCTTGCCTTTATAATTAACCTGGCTATCCCCGGTAAAAAAAATAAAATTACAGGCCTTATCTCAACCGGGGCCATATTGGCCAGTTCGGTTTTATCCGTGTTTGTGTTTTCAAAGGTTTGGAATGGTCATCTTGTGCACCAATCTATCACCTGGTTCACTATAGGGAATACCAAAGTATTTGCGGGCATTTTGCTGAATAACCTGTCGGTATTAATGTTACTGCTGGTGAACCTGATTGCCCTGCCGGTGCACATCTATTCTACCGCATACATGAAAGATGATGAAGGCTACAACCGCTATTTCGCTTACCTGAGCCTTTTTTGCTTCAGTATGCTAGCGTTGGTTGTGGCAGATAACCTGGTGCTGTTCTATATCTTCTGGGAGCTGGTTGGTTTTTCGTCATACCTGCTTATCGGATTTTGGTTCACCCGTGATAAAGCGGTGCAGGCCAATAAAAAAGCTTTTATTATGAACCGGATAGGTGATATTGGCTTGTTGACGGCTATCATCATCATCTTTACCCAGTTCCGTACTTTTGACCTGGACACCCTTTTCGGTTCTGTAAATATTGGAAAGTTTACCAGCGTGCACGAGGGGCTCTGGTCATTCAACACCAACCTGACTAATCAATTCGGATCCGTGTGGATTATGGGTAACGTAATTCAACTACCGGTTGTATGGCAATACGTAGCTTTCGGGGGTATTCTCTTGGCCGTAGCTGCAAAATCGGCGCAGTTCCCGTTGCATACCTGGCTGCCTGATGCCATGGAGGGGCCTACATCCGTTTCAGCGCTCATTCATGCAGCTACCATGGTTGCTGCCGGCGTGTTTTTGCTGGGCAGGGTTTACCCTATGTTTAACGGTACAGAATTAACCATATTGGCGGTTACCGGCTGCTTTACCGCGTTTATGGCCGCTACCATAGCACTCACCCAAAACGATCTGAAACGTATCCTGGCCTACTCTACCATATCACAGCTCGGCTATATGATAATGGCTATGGGGATAGGTGCCTATTCATCATCATTGTTTCACCTGGTTACACATGCCTTTTTTAAATGCCTGTTATTTTTGGTGGCCGGTGTAGTGATCCACCAGATGGCGCATATCAGGGATGATAACAAGCTTAATATAGACGCACAAAATATTTTAAACATGGGCGGCCTGCGCAAAAAAATGCCGCTCACGTTTATCACCGCGTTGATAGGTGGACTGGCGCTTATCGGTTTGCCTTTCACCTCGGGCTATTTGTCAAAAGACGGGATCCTGATCCAGGCTTTTCAATGGTCGGCAGGGAAAAGTGCTATCCACATGCTGATCCCTGTTTTTGCGGTACTTACTACCTGGCTCACCGCTTTTTATGTGATCCGTTTGATAGTGAAGGTATTTTTTGGAGACATGCGTTTACTTGCTGCGCACCCGGAATTAAAGCTGCACATAACTGACGGCGGCTGGCAATATACTTTACCGCTGGTGATACTGGCTGCGGGTAGCTTGTTCCCCTTTTTCTCGTTAAACCCGCTCAGCTATGGGCAGTCGTGGTTATTTAAGGCTTTTTCGGCGGCAGGCGGCGGTAACGGGGAGAGCCTGTTTCATGTTATAGTGCCGGTAGGGGTAAATATTTTTAGCCTGCTGGTAATCTGCGGGGCTTATGTTATTTATGCCAAACGGAAGGTAAGCCCGTTTTTACAAACCGGTCTCTTTTGGCGGCTGTCATTTAACGAGTGGTATTTTGACAAGTTATACACTAATTATATTGTTAAACCGGTGCTTGCCGTGGGGCGTGCCACCTTCAGGTTCGACAGGCGGGTAATTGATACCTTTATTCATGCTATTGCCTACAGCGTAATGGCACTGGCCAGGCTGGCGGTATGGATAGACCATTATATTATTGACGGCTTTTTATATTTGGTGACGGATATAGTTAAGGTCATAGGTAACTTTGCACGTCGTTTTCAGGGCGGTAAGGTGCAGTATTACTTATACAGCATGCTGGTGGTTATTTTGGCAATATTTGCATTTTTTTTATTAAAAA of Mucilaginibacter xinganensis contains these proteins:
- the nuoH gene encoding NADH-quinone oxidoreductase subunit NuoH gives rise to the protein MNFYLTYFIIAIGLFGFSALFALFGVYAERKVSAFIQDRLGPTETGKYGSLQTFADILKMLQKELITPAAADKLLFMLAPAIIFIAVYMGFAALPWGPGLVPANLNLGLYYVFAIISIETLGILMAGWGSNNKYSILGAMRSAAQIISYEIPAGFAIISVVMIAQTLNLQQISAQQGILSTETIKFSGFWDVTSTGGFFAWNVFRAPHLLIAFVIYFIASLAESNRAPFDIPEAESELVAGFHTEYTGLRFALVFLAEYSMMFLVSMVGVILFLGAWNTPLPNVGPVHLATWTTGAGWGILWIVMKTLALVAVQMWIRWTLPRFRVDQLMTLCWKVLTPLAFACMLISGIWRLWLM
- a CDS encoding NuoI/complex I 23 kDa subunit family protein; protein product: MNNIIKGITTTLKGLSITFRHLFASHKKRELLPASDNNYFKQLEGTNTIQYPHQKLPIPEVGRYQLDVEMDDCIVCDLCAKVCPVNCIDIESIKATEAIGQTSDGTTKRLYAAKFDIDMAKCMYCGLCTIVCPTECIVMTNQYDKSVFQLSDLTYQFSDMSPEMAAEKRAEFDLQQAERQAAKLAALQKKEEGA
- a CDS encoding isoprenyl transferase, translating into MGYKDQIDLLKLPKHIAIIMDGNGRWAKEKGKLRIFGHHNGVLSVRDVVEGATLLNIGYLTLYTFSSENWNRPKLEVMAIMELMVSTIHKEIRNFMEKNVRLQAIGDLNMLPDKAHRELNNAIEKTSGNTGLVLTLALSYSSRREIVQAAKNLAAKVQSGELNIDEIDEETFENNLYTNGMPNPELLIRTSGEHRISNYLLWQIAYAELYFTTKLWPDFRKEDLYEAILDYQKRERRFGMTSEQVN
- the murI gene encoding glutamate racemase, which translates into the protein MVNNKPIGIFDSGYGGLTVFRSIFKQLPDYDYIYIGDTARAPYGNRSFQTIHQYTWECVQWLFKQGCPLVILACNTASAKALRNIQQIDLKNEGPAKRVLGVIRPTAEVIGDYTHTKEIGVLGTKGTVQSGSYQIEIGNFFPDVKVHQQACPLWVPLIENGEYDKPGADYFVKKYIGEVLAQSANIDTLLLACTHYPLIQQKIEAYLPEGIKVVAQGDIVAKSLAHYLQRHPEMEAAISKNKTQRFFTTTDDTADFDHYAELFFGEPVKSAYAEIKC
- a CDS encoding NADH-quinone oxidoreductase subunit J family protein — protein: MMAFIAIASALFVAATKNLVRSVFMFFITLFALAGLYVLALADFVAITQIVIYVGGILVLILFAFMLSGKETLNAIEEQKNKFININKVPAMFLAALFLVVLANMIFKVDADNLVWIKKSAITRNIILPNSSMTENIGINLMTKYLLPFEAISILLMVALVGAAHLSRKGRGV
- a CDS encoding OmpH family outer membrane protein, whose product is MKKLLKVALVALCFLSVGNFAKAQSKIGYINFDGLIGQMPEAKTVKSQLDIYSKQFTDQLAAMQTELQNKGQEFQKTQASMTDAVRSAKQAELQDIQKRMQDYNTNAQQKFEEKSNELIKPLSDKAHTAVEAVAKEKGYTYVVNSAQTQFIVAPVTDDLMEAVKAKLGIK
- the nuoL gene encoding NADH-quinone oxidoreductase subunit L, producing the protein MDNFLQAIDTLTIKFTLAAVLLPLLAFIINLAIPGKKNKITGLISTGAILASSVLSVFVFSKVWNGHLVHQSITWFTIGNTKVFAGILLNNLSVLMLLLVNLIALPVHIYSTAYMKDDEGYNRYFAYLSLFCFSMLALVVADNLVLFYIFWELVGFSSYLLIGFWFTRDKAVQANKKAFIMNRIGDIGLLTAIIIIFTQFRTFDLDTLFGSVNIGKFTSVHEGLWSFNTNLTNQFGSVWIMGNVIQLPVVWQYVAFGGILLAVAAKSAQFPLHTWLPDAMEGPTSVSALIHAATMVAAGVFLLGRVYPMFNGTELTILAVTGCFTAFMAATIALTQNDLKRILAYSTISQLGYMIMAMGIGAYSSSLFHLVTHAFFKCLLFLVAGVVIHQMAHIRDDNKLNIDAQNILNMGGLRKKMPLTFITALIGGLALIGLPFTSGYLSKDGILIQAFQWSAGKSAIHMLIPVFAVLTTWLTAFYVIRLIVKVFFGDMRLLAAHPELKLHITDGGWQYTLPLVILAAGSLFPFFSLNPLSYGQSWLFKAFSAAGGGNGESLFHVIVPVGVNIFSLLVICGAYVIYAKRKVSPFLQTGLFWRLSFNEWYFDKLYTNYIVKPVLAVGRATFRFDRRVIDTFIHAIAYSVMALARLAVWIDHYIIDGFLYLVTDIVKVIGNFARRFQGGKVQYYLYSMLVVILAIFAFFLLKSEV
- the bamA gene encoding outer membrane protein assembly factor BamA, with product MNKYIFAILFTVISTAALAQIPGSQPKYSLPKSTLPADSLSYLEPKDFIIGGITITGTKSLDKDVLLTISKLNKGDHINLPGEANANVIKNMYSQGLFEDVQLNITKIVLDTIYLEIAVTELPRLSRLHLTGIRKGEIDDVQKKLSDKTYKIVNSNLISTTTAIIKKHFNEKGFLNTTVTIKQRKDPGDANSVILDVAIDKHSKVMISEVVFEGNKDFSQKKLKGYLSKTRTRKFYNIFGSKKFKQDKYDEDKLNLVTKMQGKGYRDAEIVKDTVYKTGPNTVGVKIKVFEGHKYYFGNIKWSGNAKYSSDILNKILKIKKGDVFSEEELNKRLTGPTPANDDISSFYLNDGYLTYNADPVQTKIYNDTVDMDLRVYEGPQYTINRVILKGNDVTNDKVVMREIRTKPGQKFNKELLIRSTREIGQLGNFDEQKTEPKPTNINPQDGTVDIVYNVVEKPSDQIELSGGFGGGQLVGTLGLTFNNFSLRNIFNLKAYKPLPKGDGQKLSLRGQSSGHTYQNFSFTFSEPWLGGKKPIYFALSAYTQLSSTGDYYAKSNPLYNKLRINGIGVTLGKKLNWPDNYFQLNYSLNFDHYNLDNYTGYLFSNGTSYNIKLTQELSRNSVDAPIYPTSGSNIKFTVQATPPYSLFNNINYKIATPEQRYHFVEYYKFKYDAQWFTRITGKLVLMSQVRFGFLGQYNTEVGPSPFERFKLGGDGMQSYQFLQGSEIIGLRGYQNFSIVPEGTNYTENTNPGSTIYNKYTMELRHPVIQGQSATIFLLAFAEGGNVWNSFNKFDPFNVKRSVGVGARIFLPIFGLLGLDYGYGFDAIPGIPAANKGQFHFSISQSLNGGFN
- the nuoK gene encoding NADH-quinone oxidoreductase subunit NuoK — protein: MISLTDFLLVSAVLFCVGLYMIVSKQNAIQILIGIELMLNAAILNLVAFSKYDRFNNGGQMLALFAIVLAAATTAVALAIILNVYKQYKTIDPGKIDKLGD
- a CDS encoding OmpH family outer membrane protein, which produces MKKTILVLLFTLITVTGAFAQRFAYVDSEYILKRMPEYASAQKQIEALSVQWQKEVDARFQEIDRLYKAYQADQVLMTADMKKRREAEIADKEKTAKDFQRQKFGPDGELAQKSNSIIKPVQDKMAKAIQAVAENDNLDMIFDKNSEVIMLYASPRYDKSADVLAKLGLKSGSTPAK
- a CDS encoding DoxX family membrane protein; its protein translation is MGSANTHFSYEGINNLLLKITCLFWLAAKLISWRIWTTYRILPTAPIFQWLDRVPPLAHTLLFGLSIFLLCWQLFNKNRGALLCLLATEIFSCLLDQNRWQPWEYQCLFIVFIFISNNKRPALIMSCFVFVLASTYIYSGLHKLNYDFLQITWRQMILHSFFKVPFYVSAHRLIYFSGYLLGLAELLAGVGLLFHKTKKAASAALILMHLFILILIGPGGLNYNAVVWPWNIAMIFYLYFLFFKNIEGKAIFTGVFHGWNKLIFIFWGMLPALSFAGAWDSYLSSGLYSGKSPKMIISVRDTSKCLPLQPFCKTGGAKLSYGQATINLKDWSITETNVVAYPEVRVYKIMQQKLEKQYAEAGLKCTIFIRGAQP